One genomic region from Streptomyces sp. NBC_01431 encodes:
- the malQ gene encoding 4-alpha-glucanotransferase, giving the protein MTLAGLAAHHGVATSYSPSAGVTVDVPDATVVAVLAALGVDASTPDEVRRALAAAEAAEADRLLPPTLVRWGEGPGTALPDGLTVIGTPLDQLPLGVHQLEVRHQDGRSASTTLVVAPEGVPQPPGRTHGFLVQLYSLLSARSWGMGDLGDLAELASWSGRTLGSGFVQVNPLHAAVPGTPTDPSPYRPSSRRFPDPVHLRIEDIPEYAYATGREGLDEAAVRASALRQSVLAKGELIDRNAVWEAKREALEVLYRVPLAPGRRAAYCDFLAGQGQALEDHATWCALAERYGPAWRRWPQGLRDPRSAETARARRELIDRVDFHCWLAWLTDTQLAAAQRAAREAGMAVGLVHDLAVGAHPEGADAWAQQDAFAPGMSIGAPPDAFNARGQDWGLPPWRPDVLAASGYAPYRGLLQGLLRHAGALRIDHVMGLFRLWWVPEGHPPTDGTYVHYDAQAMLAVLALEAHRAGAVVIGEDLGTVEPGVREALAERGVLGTSVLWFERDWAGSGRPLPPEDWRPGCVATATTHDLPSTAARLTGEHVELRHRLGLLTTPLDQERNAAGTEVGEWLGYLERLGLLPDAPGDEEAEIRAVYRFLLRTPARMVGVWLPDAVGDRRPQNLPGTWDQYPNWRLPVAGPDGQPLTLEQIVGSPRLHALMRIFPRPERGARLGAEPGAGAGV; this is encoded by the coding sequence ATGACCCTGGCCGGGCTCGCCGCCCACCACGGCGTGGCCACCTCGTACTCTCCGTCGGCGGGCGTCACCGTCGATGTGCCGGACGCCACAGTGGTCGCGGTGCTGGCCGCGCTCGGAGTCGACGCCTCCACGCCGGACGAGGTGCGCCGGGCGCTCGCCGCCGCCGAAGCGGCCGAGGCGGACCGGTTGCTGCCCCCGACGCTGGTGCGCTGGGGCGAAGGGCCGGGGACGGCGCTGCCCGACGGGCTGACCGTCATCGGCACCCCGCTGGATCAACTACCCCTGGGCGTGCACCAGTTGGAGGTGCGCCACCAGGACGGGCGCAGCGCGTCCACGACGCTCGTCGTCGCGCCGGAAGGCGTGCCGCAACCCCCGGGCCGCACGCACGGCTTCCTCGTCCAGCTCTACTCGCTGCTGTCCGCCCGCTCCTGGGGCATGGGCGACCTCGGCGACCTCGCGGAGCTCGCCAGCTGGTCGGGTCGCACGCTCGGCTCCGGATTCGTGCAGGTCAACCCGCTGCACGCGGCCGTCCCCGGCACCCCGACCGACCCGTCCCCCTACCGCCCCTCGTCCCGCCGCTTCCCCGACCCGGTGCACCTGCGCATCGAGGACATCCCCGAGTACGCCTACGCCACCGGGCGCGAAGGCCTCGACGAGGCGGCCGTACGTGCCTCGGCGCTGCGTCAATCCGTGCTGGCCAAAGGGGAGTTGATCGACCGGAACGCGGTGTGGGAGGCCAAGCGGGAGGCCCTCGAAGTCCTGTACCGGGTGCCGCTCGCTCCCGGGCGCCGGGCCGCCTACTGCGACTTCCTCGCCGGACAGGGGCAGGCCCTGGAGGACCACGCCACGTGGTGCGCGCTCGCCGAGCGGTACGGGCCTGCCTGGCGCCGCTGGCCCCAGGGGCTGCGCGACCCGAGGTCCGCCGAGACCGCGCGGGCCCGCCGTGAGCTCATCGACCGCGTCGACTTCCACTGCTGGCTCGCCTGGCTCACCGACACCCAGCTCGCCGCGGCTCAGCGCGCGGCGCGAGAGGCGGGCATGGCGGTCGGCCTGGTCCACGACCTCGCGGTCGGGGCGCACCCGGAGGGCGCCGACGCCTGGGCCCAGCAGGACGCCTTCGCGCCCGGCATGTCGATCGGGGCGCCACCGGACGCCTTCAACGCGCGTGGCCAGGACTGGGGCCTGCCGCCCTGGCGCCCCGACGTGCTCGCCGCCTCCGGCTACGCCCCCTACCGCGGACTGCTCCAGGGCCTCCTGCGGCACGCGGGCGCCCTGCGCATCGACCACGTGATGGGTCTGTTCCGCCTCTGGTGGGTGCCCGAGGGTCATCCGCCGACCGACGGTACGTACGTCCACTACGACGCACAGGCGATGCTCGCCGTCCTTGCCCTGGAGGCGCACCGCGCGGGTGCGGTCGTCATAGGGGAGGACCTGGGCACGGTCGAACCCGGCGTGCGCGAGGCGCTGGCCGAGCGGGGCGTGCTCGGCACCTCGGTGCTCTGGTTCGAACGCGACTGGGCCGGCAGCGGACGGCCGCTGCCCCCCGAGGACTGGCGGCCCGGCTGCGTCGCCACGGCCACCACCCACGACCTGCCGTCCACCGCGGCCCGCCTCACCGGCGAACACGTCGAACTCCGCCACCGGCTCGGCCTGCTCACGACCCCGCTCGACCAGGAGCGGAACGCCGCGGGCACCGAGGTGGGGGAGTGGCTGGGCTACCTCGAACGGCTCGGGCTGCTGCCCGATGCCCCCGGTGACGAGGAGGCCGAGATCCGCGCGGTCTACCGCTTCCTGCTGCGCACCCCGGCCCGGATGGTCGGCGTCTGGCTGCCCGACGCGGTCGGCGACCGGCGGCCGCAGAACCTGCCGGGCACGTGGGACCAGTACCCCAACTGGCGCCTGCCGGTGGCCGGGCCCGACGGTCAGCCGCTCACCCTGGAGCAGATCGTCGGTTCACCGCGGCTGCACGCGCTGATGCGGATCTTCCCGCGTCCGGAACGCGGGGCGCGGCTGGGCGCGGAGCCGGGGGCCGGGGCCGGGGTGTGA
- a CDS encoding MarR family winged helix-turn-helix transcriptional regulator, with translation MPADAVDAITAQWAEVRPDLETAPMAVYGRIYRIARAMGDRMDKEYAKFGIGRGEFDVIATLRRSGEPYTLSPRQLSATLMLTTGGMTGRLDKLEKAGLLSRSPDPNDRRGLRVSLTEKGLKLVDESVTAGLAAQTEVLTSALDEGETAQLSALLRKLLAAH, from the coding sequence ATGCCTGCGGACGCGGTGGACGCGATCACCGCGCAGTGGGCGGAGGTCCGCCCGGACCTGGAGACGGCCCCGATGGCGGTGTACGGGCGGATCTACCGGATCGCGCGGGCGATGGGCGACCGGATGGACAAGGAGTACGCGAAGTTCGGCATCGGGCGCGGGGAGTTCGACGTCATCGCGACGCTGCGGCGCTCGGGCGAGCCGTACACGCTGTCACCGCGCCAGCTCTCGGCGACGCTGATGCTCACCACGGGGGGCATGACGGGCCGTCTGGACAAGCTGGAAAAGGCGGGCCTGCTGAGCCGCAGCCCCGACCCGAACGACCGGCGGGGGCTACGCGTGAGCCTGACGGAGAAGGGGCTGAAGCTGGTGGACGAGTCCGTGACGGCGGGGCTTGCCGCCCAGACGGAGGTCCTGACGTCCGCCCTGGACGAGGGCGAGACGGCTCAACTGTCGGCGCTGCTAAGGAAGTTGCTGGCGGCGCATTGA
- a CDS encoding MFS transporter produces the protein MRTFRRRTRTPRIAGERRMLLAMAVDATGSGMYVPFSLVFFRHVTGLPFATVGLVLTAVGLLGLGALPLAGAAVDRYGAHRVQLFLYGVRGTGFLLYPFAHSLPAFAAVALATAFGDRAFPAVQQSLIGEVARGADRDRLQASSRALRNGGLGAGALIASLIVALAGDAGFTAAAWLNAASFAFAALLMRAVRTERQAPAEGAARPTAGYRQVFTDRPFLALTGANFLNALGYSALSVLFPLYISTWLHGPQAITGAAFTLNTVMCAAGGVVVAARVRGRGARRTRSAALGSLLFASAFAAQVVLGTVRPGSGLVLGGALLVIVVLYTLGELVHSPSAGALSVAAAPEAVRGRYLAAYQLSWSLASAVAPSFFTALIAVDGRLPWAVLVGTSVLAAGVVVRLERVLPGGAVRVAARGRAAGAVLVAAR, from the coding sequence ATGCGTACGTTCCGCCGCCGTACCCGCACCCCGCGCATAGCCGGGGAACGCCGCATGCTCCTCGCCATGGCGGTCGACGCGACCGGCTCCGGAATGTATGTGCCGTTCAGCCTCGTCTTCTTCCGGCACGTCACCGGACTGCCCTTCGCCACCGTCGGCCTCGTGCTCACCGCCGTGGGGCTGCTGGGCCTCGGCGCGCTGCCGCTGGCCGGAGCCGCCGTCGACCGGTACGGGGCACACCGGGTGCAGCTCTTCCTGTACGGGGTGCGGGGCACGGGCTTCCTCCTCTACCCCTTCGCCCACTCGCTGCCCGCCTTCGCCGCCGTCGCCCTGGCCACCGCCTTCGGTGACCGTGCCTTCCCCGCCGTACAGCAGTCGCTGATCGGTGAGGTCGCCCGGGGCGCCGACCGGGACCGGCTCCAGGCCTCCTCGCGCGCCCTGCGCAACGGCGGGCTCGGCGCGGGCGCGCTCATCGCCTCGCTGATCGTCGCCCTCGCGGGGGACGCGGGCTTCACGGCGGCGGCGTGGTTGAACGCGGCCAGCTTCGCGTTCGCGGCCCTCCTGATGCGGGCCGTCCGCACCGAGCGGCAGGCCCCCGCCGAAGGCGCGGCCCGCCCGACCGCCGGCTACCGCCAGGTCTTCACCGACCGCCCCTTCCTCGCCCTCACCGGCGCCAACTTCCTCAACGCGCTGGGGTATTCGGCCCTGTCCGTCCTGTTCCCGCTCTACATCAGCACCTGGCTGCACGGCCCCCAGGCCATCACCGGCGCCGCGTTCACGCTCAACACCGTGATGTGTGCGGCGGGCGGGGTCGTGGTCGCCGCCCGGGTCCGGGGGCGCGGGGCCCGCCGTACCCGCTCCGCGGCCCTCGGCTCGCTGCTCTTCGCCTCCGCCTTCGCCGCGCAGGTCGTGCTCGGTACGGTCCGGCCCGGCTCGGGGCTCGTCCTCGGCGGTGCGCTGCTCGTGATCGTCGTGCTCTACACGCTGGGCGAACTCGTCCACAGCCCCTCCGCCGGGGCGCTGTCGGTGGCGGCCGCGCCCGAGGCGGTGCGGGGACGCTACCTGGCGGCCTACCAGCTGTCCTGGTCGCTCGCCTCGGCCGTCGCGCCCTCGTTCTTCACGGCGCTGATCGCGGTGGACGGGCGGTTGCCCTGGGCGGTGCTCGTCGGTACGTCCGTGCTGGCGGCGGGGGTCGTGGTGCGGCTGGAGCGGGTGCTGCCGGGAGGCGCGGTGCGGGTCGCTGCGCGGGGGAGGGCGGCGGGGGCGGTGCTGGTGGCCGCGCGCTGA
- a CDS encoding EamA family transporter gives MNRSRLTTVAFTALAPASWGSTYFVTTQFLPADRPLFTGMMRALPAGLALLALTRRLPSGAWWWKSAVLGALNIGAFFPLLFLSAYRLPGGMAAVIGSVGPLWVAGLAAVFLGEKPTARTLLTGIAAALGVSLVVLQAAGAFDAIGVIAALGSSASMSAGTVFTKRWGRPEGVGPLALTGWQLTAGGLLIAPVAFFAEGAPPALDGRNLAGYAYLALVNTAVAYWLWFRGIGRMTATSVTFLGPLSPITAAVIGWVALGQSLAWVQLLGMAIAFGATLAGQAAPKKPTVAAGRAPSFSSAKDNELELSMDAMGSAVRR, from the coding sequence ATGAACCGCAGCCGTCTCACCACCGTCGCCTTCACCGCGCTCGCGCCCGCCTCCTGGGGGTCCACGTACTTCGTCACCACCCAATTCCTGCCCGCCGACCGGCCGTTGTTCACCGGCATGATGCGGGCGCTGCCAGCCGGGCTCGCTCTGCTCGCGCTGACCAGACGGCTGCCCAGCGGCGCCTGGTGGTGGAAGTCGGCGGTGCTCGGCGCGCTCAACATCGGGGCGTTCTTCCCGCTGCTCTTCCTCTCCGCGTACCGGCTGCCCGGCGGCATGGCCGCGGTCATCGGGTCGGTCGGCCCGCTCTGGGTGGCGGGGCTCGCCGCCGTCTTCCTCGGTGAGAAGCCCACCGCGCGCACGCTGCTCACCGGCATCGCCGCGGCCCTCGGCGTGAGCCTCGTGGTCCTCCAAGCGGCCGGGGCCTTCGACGCGATCGGGGTGATCGCCGCGCTGGGGTCCTCCGCCTCGATGTCCGCGGGGACCGTGTTCACCAAGCGGTGGGGGCGCCCCGAGGGAGTCGGGCCGCTCGCCCTGACCGGCTGGCAACTCACCGCGGGCGGGCTGCTCATCGCGCCGGTCGCCTTCTTCGCGGAGGGGGCGCCGCCCGCCCTCGACGGGCGCAACCTCGCCGGGTACGCCTACCTCGCCCTGGTGAACACGGCCGTCGCGTACTGGCTCTGGTTCCGCGGCATCGGCCGGATGACCGCGACCTCGGTTACCTTCCTCGGCCCGCTCTCCCCGATCACCGCCGCCGTCATCGGCTGGGTGGCGCTCGGCCAGTCGCTCGCTTGGGTGCAGCTGCTCGGGATGGCCATCGCCTTTGGCGCCACGCTCGCCGGACAGGCCGCCCCGAAGAAGCCGACAGTGGCCGCAGGGCGCGCACCATCATTCAGTTCTGCTAAAGATAATGAGCTGGAACTTTCGATGGACGCGATGGGTTCTGCGGTGCGACGGTAG
- a CDS encoding DMT family transporter: MTVLDRVSSTPRATAAKRAGQASGLGLVLAAVATVVWSGSFVASRALHDSVPPVQAAFWRWLIAIAAVAPLAAREAWRQRALIRRHLGFLTVASLLGITVYNTLVNQAGTSTTAGNMGMIMAASPVLMAVHERLTGARLGARRTVGLLIACAGVLLLVSKGSLDLALAPGDLWMVAAAVSFASYSVLLRRRPAELGGLAFLFTTFVLGALMLAPAYGASLAVQGGFAATPATVGPLVYVGVLSSAVAFFAWNKAISLIGAARAGVVYYLQPVCVALLSFALLGEATGPMQLVCMALILGGVVLGSRR; this comes from the coding sequence GTGACCGTCCTGGACCGAGTCAGCAGCACACCGCGCGCCACCGCGGCCAAGAGGGCGGGGCAGGCCTCCGGGCTCGGCCTCGTGCTCGCGGCCGTCGCGACGGTCGTCTGGTCCGGGAGCTTCGTCGCCTCCCGGGCCCTGCACGACTCGGTGCCGCCGGTGCAGGCCGCCTTCTGGCGCTGGCTGATCGCGATCGCCGCGGTCGCCCCCCTCGCCGCCCGTGAGGCCTGGCGCCAACGCGCCCTGATCCGCCGCCACTTGGGGTTCCTCACGGTGGCCTCGCTGCTCGGCATCACCGTGTACAACACCCTCGTCAACCAGGCCGGAACCTCCACCACGGCCGGCAACATGGGCATGATCATGGCCGCCTCGCCGGTCCTGATGGCCGTCCACGAACGGCTCACCGGCGCCCGGCTCGGTGCGCGCCGCACCGTGGGACTGCTCATCGCCTGCGCCGGAGTGCTCCTCCTGGTCAGCAAGGGCTCGCTCGATCTCGCCCTCGCCCCCGGCGATCTCTGGATGGTCGCGGCCGCCGTCAGCTTCGCCTCGTACAGCGTGCTGCTGCGGCGCCGCCCTGCCGAACTCGGCGGACTCGCCTTCCTGTTCACCACCTTCGTACTCGGCGCGCTCATGCTGGCTCCCGCGTACGGAGCGAGCCTCGCGGTCCAGGGCGGCTTCGCCGCGACGCCCGCGACGGTCGGCCCGCTCGTCTACGTCGGCGTGCTGTCCTCCGCCGTCGCCTTCTTCGCCTGGAACAAGGCGATCTCCCTGATCGGCGCCGCCCGCGCCGGAGTCGTCTACTACCTCCAGCCCGTCTGTGTGGCCCTGCTCTCCTTCGCCCTGCTCGGTGAGGCGACCGGCCCGATGCAGCTGGTGTGCATGGCGCTGATCCTCGGCGGTGTCGTCCTCGGATCGCGCAGGTGA
- a CDS encoding LysR family transcriptional regulator, with the protein MSEWDIKKLYILRTLREQGTVTATAEVLLMTPSAVSQQLSNLAKQLGVPLLEAHGRRVRLTDAAHLVLRHAEVVFAQLERADAELAGYLKGEAGEVRIGAFSTAVPALVVPAVQQLRRSHPALEVRVREAEAAEAYELLSAGSVDLALSLAAHAPSARDPKFALVPLLTDPLDVALPAGHPLAAEPGLRLADLAHEPWIYGGSGPWSQITTAACEAAGFVPEQAHSAAGWTAILAMVEAGMGVALVPRMAAADRRAGVVTRILSADQPRRHVVAAVRRGAEDGPALARVLAALREAANVRPAG; encoded by the coding sequence ATGAGCGAGTGGGACATCAAGAAGCTGTACATCCTGCGGACCCTGCGCGAGCAGGGCACCGTCACCGCGACCGCCGAGGTGCTGCTCATGACGCCCTCGGCGGTCTCGCAGCAGCTGTCCAACCTCGCCAAGCAGCTCGGCGTACCGCTGCTCGAAGCGCACGGCCGGCGGGTCCGCCTCACCGACGCCGCCCATCTCGTACTCCGCCACGCCGAAGTCGTCTTCGCCCAACTGGAGCGTGCGGACGCCGAGTTGGCGGGATACCTCAAGGGCGAGGCGGGCGAGGTGCGGATCGGGGCGTTCTCCACCGCGGTGCCCGCGCTCGTCGTACCGGCCGTACAGCAGTTGCGCCGCAGCCATCCCGCCCTTGAGGTACGGGTGCGGGAGGCGGAGGCGGCCGAGGCGTACGAGCTGCTCTCGGCCGGGTCGGTCGACCTCGCGCTCTCCCTCGCCGCGCACGCCCCGAGCGCCCGGGACCCCAAGTTCGCGCTCGTACCCCTGCTCACCGACCCGCTCGACGTGGCCCTGCCCGCGGGGCATCCGCTCGCCGCCGAACCGGGCCTCAGGCTCGCCGACCTCGCGCACGAACCGTGGATCTACGGCGGCAGCGGCCCCTGGTCCCAGATCACCACGGCGGCCTGCGAGGCGGCGGGCTTCGTACCGGAACAGGCGCACAGCGCCGCCGGGTGGACCGCGATCCTGGCCATGGTGGAGGCCGGGATGGGCGTCGCCCTGGTACCGCGGATGGCGGCGGCGGACCGCCGCGCGGGGGTGGTGACGCGGATACTCAGCGCGGACCAGCCCCGACGCCACGTGGTGGCGGCCGTGCGGCGAGGGGCGGAGGACGGCCCCGCCCTGGCCCGGGTCCTGGCGGCGCTGCGCGAGGCCGCGAACGTACGCCCCGCGGGTTAG
- a CDS encoding aldo/keto reductase produces the protein MTSQTITAATAGTWQLGDLTVNRIGFGAMRLPQQGAALRADAVPSDRERSIAVLRRAVELGVNHIDTAAFYFSPLRSANELINRALAPYADDLVITTKVGPTRVPTGEWGTHARTPAELRGQVEENLRQLGRDHLDVVNLRIVGSDSIAERFGALAELREAGLIRHLGLSNVGVGHLAEALAIAPVVCVQNPYGIGAPAAQEEMLRLCGERGIAFVPFYAIAGAGREGGASGTDSEEVLAVARAHGVSAAQVRLAWTLSRGPHVLAIPGTGNPDHLLDNVAAGGLRLTEKELARLAAPHAS, from the coding sequence ATGACCTCACAGACGATCACCGCGGCCACCGCGGGCACCTGGCAGCTCGGCGACCTCACCGTCAACCGGATCGGCTTCGGCGCGATGCGCCTGCCCCAGCAGGGCGCCGCGTTGCGCGCCGACGCCGTACCGAGCGATCGGGAGCGATCAATTGCCGTACTGCGACGGGCAGTTGAGCTGGGCGTGAACCACATCGACACCGCCGCGTTCTACTTCTCCCCGCTGCGTTCGGCCAACGAGCTCATCAACCGGGCGCTCGCCCCGTACGCGGACGACCTCGTGATCACGACGAAGGTCGGGCCCACCAGGGTCCCCACCGGCGAGTGGGGGACGCACGCCAGGACGCCCGCGGAGCTGCGCGGTCAGGTCGAGGAGAACCTGCGCCAGCTCGGCCGCGACCACCTCGACGTGGTCAACCTGCGCATCGTCGGCTCCGATTCGATCGCGGAGCGCTTCGGCGCGCTTGCCGAACTGCGCGAGGCCGGACTCATCCGCCACCTGGGCCTGTCCAACGTCGGAGTCGGCCACCTCGCCGAGGCGCTGGCCATCGCGCCCGTGGTCTGCGTACAGAACCCGTACGGGATCGGCGCGCCCGCCGCGCAGGAGGAGATGCTGCGGCTCTGTGGTGAGCGGGGCATCGCGTTCGTGCCGTTCTACGCGATCGCGGGGGCCGGGCGCGAGGGCGGCGCGAGCGGCACGGACAGCGAGGAGGTGCTGGCCGTCGCGCGGGCGCACGGGGTGAGCGCGGCGCAGGTCCGCCTCGCGTGGACGCTGAGCCGCGGCCCGCACGTGCTGGCCATCCCGGGCACCGGGAACCCGGACCACCTGCTCGACAACGTGGCCGCGGGTGGGCTGCGCCTGACCGAAAAGGAGCTGGCCCGCCTGGCCGCGCCGCACGCGTCCTGA
- the alc gene encoding allantoicase — protein sequence MTSDTETRENAAATQDPHANDAAPYGGGDPYADYRCGDFAFTDLVDLADRRLGAGVIAANDEFFAERENLLVRERAVFDPEHFGHKGKIMDGWETRRRRGADADRDGGFPAPEDHDWALVRLGAPGVIKGIVVDTAHFRGNYPQRISVQATAVEGTPSPEQLLAEDVKWDEIVPPTAVRGHAENGFEITTGRRYTHIRLCQHPDGGVARLRVHGEVVPDPEWLDTLGTIDLVAVVNGGTYEEASDKFYSSPTQIILPGTSRKMDDGWENRRRRVRDTNDWVRFRLVAQGAIRAVEIDTAYLKGNSAGWIALSGRNGETGEWFEIIPRTRLQPDTLHRFRLPAHAVATHVRLDAFPDGGVARMRLHGTLTERGAAELRRRHTELTG from the coding sequence ATGACTTCCGACACCGAGACCCGCGAGAACGCGGCGGCCACACAGGACCCGCACGCCAACGACGCCGCGCCCTACGGCGGTGGCGACCCGTACGCCGACTACCGCTGCGGTGACTTCGCCTTCACCGACCTCGTCGACCTCGCCGACCGCCGGCTCGGCGCCGGAGTCATCGCCGCCAACGACGAGTTCTTCGCCGAGCGCGAGAACCTCCTGGTCCGCGAGCGGGCCGTCTTCGACCCCGAGCACTTCGGGCACAAGGGCAAGATCATGGACGGCTGGGAGACCCGCCGTCGGCGCGGCGCGGACGCCGATCGTGATGGCGGCTTCCCCGCGCCCGAGGACCACGACTGGGCGCTGGTACGGCTCGGCGCCCCCGGCGTGATCAAGGGGATCGTGGTCGACACCGCGCACTTCCGGGGCAACTACCCGCAGCGAATATCCGTACAGGCCACGGCGGTTGAGGGCACGCCCAGCCCCGAGCAGCTGCTCGCCGAGGACGTGAAGTGGGACGAGATCGTCCCGCCGACCGCGGTGCGCGGCCACGCCGAGAACGGCTTCGAGATCACCACCGGCCGCCGCTACACCCACATCCGGCTCTGTCAGCACCCCGACGGCGGCGTCGCCCGCCTGCGCGTGCACGGCGAGGTCGTACCGGACCCGGAGTGGCTCGACACGCTGGGCACGATCGACCTCGTGGCGGTCGTCAACGGCGGTACGTACGAGGAGGCGTCCGACAAGTTCTACTCCTCGCCCACGCAGATCATCCTGCCCGGCACGTCCCGGAAGATGGACGACGGCTGGGAGAACCGGCGCCGCCGGGTCCGCGACACCAATGACTGGGTGCGGTTCCGCCTCGTCGCCCAGGGTGCGATCCGTGCCGTCGAGATCGACACGGCGTACCTGAAGGGGAACTCGGCGGGGTGGATCGCGCTGAGCGGGCGCAACGGTGAGACGGGGGAGTGGTTCGAGATCATCCCGCGCACGCGCCTACAGCCCGACACCCTGCACCGCTTCCGCCTCCCCGCGCACGCGGTGGCGACCCACGTCCGCCTGGACGCCTTCCCCGACGGCGGGGTGGCCCGCATGCGCCTGCACGGCACGCTGACGGAGCGGGGCGCGGCGGAACTGCGCCGCCGCCACACGGAGTTGACCGGCTGA